From one Triticum aestivum cultivar Chinese Spring chromosome 4B, IWGSC CS RefSeq v2.1, whole genome shotgun sequence genomic stretch:
- the LOC123094585 gene encoding probable monogalactosyldiacylglycerol synthase 2, chloroplastic isoform X1: MVISVPSHRRTIRDAMLGGGRQLHKPLRCAFYDGIPGQGLAAALAEATGSVSLSRTPATDGSVGGKAARNVLILMSDTGGGHRASAEALRDAFRLDFGDAYQVFVRDLGKEYGGWPLNDMERSYKFMIRHVRLWKVAFHGTSPRWVHGMYLTALAYLYANEVVAGMMKYKPDVIISVHPLMQHIPLWVLKWQSLQPKVPFFTVITDLNTCHPTWFHHGVTRCYCPSAEVAKRALTRGLDPSQIRVYGLPIRPSFCRAVLDKDELRKELGLHPELPAVLLMGGGEGMGPVEETAKALGHELYDHRRRRPAGQVVVVCGRNQALRSTLQSLTWKVPVKVPLQMPNLRCAFQVMGFEKQMEKWMGSCDCIITKAGPGTIAEALIRGLPIILNDFIPGQEVGNVPYVVDNGAGVFCKDPREAARQVARWFTTETDELRRYSRNALKLAQPEAVFDIVRDIHKLQPQPAALTRIPYSLTSQFSYHI; the protein is encoded by the exons ATGGTGATCTCGGTCCCCAGCCACCGGCGCACCATACGCGACGCAATGCTCGGCGGGGGCCGCCAGCTACACAAGCCCCTTCGATGCGCCTTCTACGACGGGATTCCCGGTCaaggcctcgccgccgcgctcgccgAGGCCACTGGGAGCGTATCCCTCTCCCGCACGCCCGCCACTGACGGCAGCGTCGGAGGgaaggcggcgaggaacgtgctcatcctcatgagcGACACCGGCGGCGGCCACCGCGCCTCCGCCGAGGCTCTCCGGGACGCCTTCCGCCTCGATTTCGGCGACGCCTACCAG GTGTTCGTCAGAGATTTGGGGAAAGAGTACGGCGGCTGGCCGCTGAACGACATGGAGCGGTCGTACAAGTTCATGATCCGCCATGTCCGGCTCTGGAAGGTGGCCTTCCACGGCACCTCCCCGCGCTGGGTTCACGGAATGTACCTCACCGCCCTCGCCTACCTCTACGCCAA TGAGGTGGTGGCCGGGATGATGAAGTACAAGCCGGACGTGATCATCAGCGTGCACCCTCTGATGCAGCACATCCCGCTGTGGGTGCTCAAGTGGCAGAGCCTGCAGCCCAAGGTCCCGTTCTTCACCGTCATCACCGACCTCAACACCTGCCACCCGACATG GTTCCACCACGGCGTGACAAGGTGCTACTGCCCGTCGGCCGAGGTGGCGAAGAGGGCCCTGACCCGCGGGCTCGACCCGTCCCAAATCCGCGTGTACGGGCTGCCGATCAGACCATCCTTCTGCCGCGCCGTGCTCGACAAG GATGAGCTGAGGAAAGAACTTGGCCTGCACCCTGAACTACCCGCTGTTCTGCTGATGGGAGGCGGCGAGGGGATGGGCCCGGTGGAGGAGACAGCCAAGGCCCTCGGCCACGAGCTCTACGATCACCGGAGACGCCGGCCGGCCGGGCAGGTCGTGGTCGTATGCGGCAGGAATCAGGCGCTGCGGTCCACCTTGCAGTCTCTGACATGGAAGGTCCCTGTCAAGGTACCATTGCAGATGCCGAATCTAAGATGCGCATTTCAG GTTATGGGGTTCGAGAAGCAGATGGAGAAGTGGATGGGCTCTTGCGACTGCATCATCACTAAG GCTGGCCCTGGTACAATTGCAGAAGCCTTGATAAGAGGACTTCCAATTATTCTCAACGACTTCATCCCCGGACAG GAAGTAGGGAATGTGCCTTACGTGGTCGATAACGGCGCCGGTGTGTTCTGCAAGGACCCAAGGGAGGCTGCGAGACAAGTTGCCCGGTGGTTTACCACAGAAACTGACGAGCTCAGGAGGTACTCCCGCAATGCGCTGAAGCTAGCGCAGCCCGAAGCGGTGTTCGACATCGTGAGGGACATCCACAAGCTCCAGCCGCAACCTGCTGCTCTAACCCGGATCCCCTACTCCTTGACCTCACAATTCTCATATCATATATGA
- the LOC123094585 gene encoding probable monogalactosyldiacylglycerol synthase 2, chloroplastic isoform X2, whose product MVISVPSHRRTIRDAMLGGGRQLHKPLRCAFYDGIPGQGLAAALAEATGSVSLSRTPATDGSVGGKAARNVLILMSDTGGGHRASAEALRDAFRLDFGDAYQVFVRDLGKEYGGWPLNDMERSYKFMIRHVRLWKVAFHGTSPRWVHGMYLTALAYLYANEVVAGMMKYKPDVIISVHPLMQHIPLWVLKWQSLQPKVPFFTVITDLNTCHPTWFHHGVTRCYCPSAEVAKRALTRGLDPSQIRVYGLPIRPSFCRAVLDKDELRKELGLHPELPAVLLMGGGEGMGPVEETAKALGHELYDHRRRRPAGQVVVVCGRNQALRSTLQSLTWKVPVKVMGFEKQMEKWMGSCDCIITKAGPGTIAEALIRGLPIILNDFIPGQEVGNVPYVVDNGAGVFCKDPREAARQVARWFTTETDELRRYSRNALKLAQPEAVFDIVRDIHKLQPQPAALTRIPYSLTSQFSYHI is encoded by the exons ATGGTGATCTCGGTCCCCAGCCACCGGCGCACCATACGCGACGCAATGCTCGGCGGGGGCCGCCAGCTACACAAGCCCCTTCGATGCGCCTTCTACGACGGGATTCCCGGTCaaggcctcgccgccgcgctcgccgAGGCCACTGGGAGCGTATCCCTCTCCCGCACGCCCGCCACTGACGGCAGCGTCGGAGGgaaggcggcgaggaacgtgctcatcctcatgagcGACACCGGCGGCGGCCACCGCGCCTCCGCCGAGGCTCTCCGGGACGCCTTCCGCCTCGATTTCGGCGACGCCTACCAG GTGTTCGTCAGAGATTTGGGGAAAGAGTACGGCGGCTGGCCGCTGAACGACATGGAGCGGTCGTACAAGTTCATGATCCGCCATGTCCGGCTCTGGAAGGTGGCCTTCCACGGCACCTCCCCGCGCTGGGTTCACGGAATGTACCTCACCGCCCTCGCCTACCTCTACGCCAA TGAGGTGGTGGCCGGGATGATGAAGTACAAGCCGGACGTGATCATCAGCGTGCACCCTCTGATGCAGCACATCCCGCTGTGGGTGCTCAAGTGGCAGAGCCTGCAGCCCAAGGTCCCGTTCTTCACCGTCATCACCGACCTCAACACCTGCCACCCGACATG GTTCCACCACGGCGTGACAAGGTGCTACTGCCCGTCGGCCGAGGTGGCGAAGAGGGCCCTGACCCGCGGGCTCGACCCGTCCCAAATCCGCGTGTACGGGCTGCCGATCAGACCATCCTTCTGCCGCGCCGTGCTCGACAAG GATGAGCTGAGGAAAGAACTTGGCCTGCACCCTGAACTACCCGCTGTTCTGCTGATGGGAGGCGGCGAGGGGATGGGCCCGGTGGAGGAGACAGCCAAGGCCCTCGGCCACGAGCTCTACGATCACCGGAGACGCCGGCCGGCCGGGCAGGTCGTGGTCGTATGCGGCAGGAATCAGGCGCTGCGGTCCACCTTGCAGTCTCTGACATGGAAGGTCCCTGTCAAG GTTATGGGGTTCGAGAAGCAGATGGAGAAGTGGATGGGCTCTTGCGACTGCATCATCACTAAG GCTGGCCCTGGTACAATTGCAGAAGCCTTGATAAGAGGACTTCCAATTATTCTCAACGACTTCATCCCCGGACAG GAAGTAGGGAATGTGCCTTACGTGGTCGATAACGGCGCCGGTGTGTTCTGCAAGGACCCAAGGGAGGCTGCGAGACAAGTTGCCCGGTGGTTTACCACAGAAACTGACGAGCTCAGGAGGTACTCCCGCAATGCGCTGAAGCTAGCGCAGCCCGAAGCGGTGTTCGACATCGTGAGGGACATCCACAAGCTCCAGCCGCAACCTGCTGCTCTAACCCGGATCCCCTACTCCTTGACCTCACAATTCTCATATCATATATGA